tatatacttcgaTCTCCTTTAAGAATActgcatataaataaataaataaataaatatataaatatatatatatatatacagatatatatacaaGTGTGCCGCGAAAATATGAGTGGCAACTTATTAATTCCCCCCGGCTACCGGTTTTATCCGACGGAGGAGGAGCTTCTGAGCTTCTATCTCGTCAACAAGCTCGAGAGCAGGCGGCTCGACATCGAGCGCGTCATCCCTGTCGTCGACGTTTACACCTGCGATCCGTCGCAGCTCCCTCGTGAGTCTTGATTCTAACTCGATCGATCTCTGcctacttaattaattaattaatcgtatctgataatttgatatatatatatccttccctaataattagctaattaactttttttttttcttgagccATTAATTGAAGtataattgttaaaaatattgaatGGTTAATCGATTCCTTTATAATCAAATACCTTCAGCATGAATTGTTTTAACTAATTCTTAATTATGTTccgcaaacaaaaaaaataaagaataaagagcgTTCTCTTCCTTCCTAATCGCTATCACATGTTGAAAAATTACGATAAATGAAGTAACAATTAATTCATACTGATCAGATCGATAAGCATACGTACGTATATAATCTCTTTAATTTGCAATTCGCAGCGATGTCGGGAGACGCGAGCATTCGGGACCCCGAGCAGTGGTTCTTCTTCTGCCCGCGGCAGGAGAGAGAGACGCAGGGCGGGAGGCCGGCGCGCACGACTCCGTTCGGCTACTGGAAGGCGACCGGTTCCCCGAGCTACGTCTACTCGTCGGGCAACAAAGTGATCGGCGTGAAGAAGACGATGGTGTTCTACCGCGGAAGAGCTCCTAACGGGACCAAGACCACTTGGAAGATGAACGAGTACAAAGCGCTTCGAGAAGAAGCCCTTGGTCTACCAGCTACGGCTCCGAGGGTACGTATCGTGCGATcgataatttaatttgttgattAACTACTCAATCGTATCTTATTATGAATCGCGATGTATAtccaacaaataataatttagagaGAATTAATGGTGTTGATTTTGATACTAATTAATCA
The nucleotide sequence above comes from Ananas comosus cultivar F153 linkage group 17, ASM154086v1, whole genome shotgun sequence. Encoded proteins:
- the LOC109723497 gene encoding NAC domain-containing protein 90-like isoform X1, which codes for MSGNLLIPPGYRFYPTEEELLSFYLVNKLESRRLDIERVIPVVDVYTCDPSQLPPMSGDASIRDPEQWFFFCPRQERETQGGRPARTTPFGYWKATGSPSYVYSSGNKVIGVKKTMVFYRGRAPNGTKTTWKMNEYKALREEALGLPATAPRLRNEFSLCRLYIKTTTLRSFDRRPLNPPKSEIRPSTSEAPASNTDPVVAAAERAYSHDSSSSGDGGGSQQMAPDQQGAMDYWHDLLEEFDQDFTWA
- the LOC109723497 gene encoding NAC domain-containing protein 90-like isoform X2 codes for the protein MSGNLLIPPGYRFYPTEEELLSFYLVNKLESRRLDIERVIPVVDVYTCDPSQLPPMSGDASIRDPEQWFFFCPRQERETQGGRPARTTPFGYWKATGSPSYVYSSGNKVIGVKKTMVFYRGRAPNGTKTTWKMNEYKALREEALGLPATAPRLCS